The following coding sequences lie in one Candidatus Phytoplasma solani genomic window:
- a CDS encoding bifunctional oligoribonuclease/PAP phosphatase NrnA, translated as MKLIQEKIQAFDTIIIHGHIKPDGDSYGAQFGLKNMLTNTFPHKHIYAVGESNPNFPFLGTMDQISDDLYQNALVIVVDSGDTKVISDQRYALGKFVIRIDHHILTENYGNYEWVDDSFGSCSEMIYLLKEQLNLKLTFQGALAIYIGMVTDSGNFRFHRVSSQTFRIAAELINYGIDITLVEQNIKKEKLHVLKYKGYVYQNIVVAKNFVYVYVSQKTIAHFNLTLEEAFSAVHLLSHLENYLFYVLFLEQPNHKIKVRLCSNGPNIYDIVKKYGCKGHLRACSLFLASEVDIKPFVKTLEKEIVLFLQKP; from the coding sequence ATGAAATTAATTCAAGAAAAAATTCAAGCTTTTGATACTATTATTATTCACGGCCACATTAAACCAGATGGCGATTCATATGGAGCTCAATTTGGTTTAAAAAATATGCTGACAAATACTTTCCCTCATAAACATATTTATGCCGTCGGAGAAAGTAACCCTAATTTCCCCTTTTTAGGAACCATGGATCAAATAAGTGATGATCTTTATCAAAATGCCTTAGTGATTGTAGTTGATTCGGGTGACACAAAAGTTATCAGTGATCAAAGGTATGCTTTGGGTAAGTTTGTTATCAGGATTGATCATCATATTTTAACCGAAAATTATGGTAATTATGAATGGGTTGATGATTCTTTTGGCTCTTGTTCGGAGATGATTTACCTTTTAAAAGAACAATTAAATTTAAAATTAACTTTTCAAGGGGCTTTAGCTATTTATATTGGAATGGTAACTGATAGTGGTAATTTTAGATTTCATCGTGTAAGTAGTCAAACTTTTAGAATTGCAGCCGAATTAATTAATTATGGAATTGATATTACTTTGGTGGAACAAAATATCAAAAAAGAAAAATTACATGTTTTAAAATATAAAGGGTATGTCTATCAAAATATTGTAGTGGCAAAAAATTTTGTTTATGTTTATGTCTCACAAAAGACTATTGCGCATTTTAACTTAACCTTAGAAGAAGCTTTTTCAGCTGTTCATTTATTATCCCATTTAGAAAATTATCTTTTTTATGTTTTGTTTTTGGAACAACCGAATCACAAAATTAAAGTTCGTCTTTGTTCTAATGGTCCTAATATTTATGATATTGTTAAAAAATACGGTTGCAAAGGGCACCTAAGAGCTTGTAGTTTATTTTTAGCTTCCGAAGTAGATATTAAACCTTTTGTCAAAACTTTAGAAAAAGAAATTGTTCTTTTTTTGCAAAAACCTTAA